Proteins encoded in a region of the Populus alba chromosome 13, ASM523922v2, whole genome shotgun sequence genome:
- the LOC118036489 gene encoding casein kinase 1-like protein 10 isoform X2, whose translation MDHIVGGKFKLGRKIGGGSFGEIFLGIDVQNGEEVGIKLEPVRSKHPQLHYESKIYMLLQGGMGIPQLKWFGVDGEYNIMVIDLLGPSLEDLFNYCNRKLSLKTVLMLADQLINRVEYMHSRGFLHRDIKPDNFLMGLGRKANQVYIIDYGLAKKYRDSQTHKHIPYRENKNLTGTARYASVNTHLGVEQSRRDDLESLGYVLMYFLRGSLPWQGLKAGTKKQKYDKISEKKTLTPIEVLCKSYPSEFISYFHYCRSLRFEDKPDYSYLKRLFRDLFLREGYQFDYIYDWTILKYPQIGSNSRQKPSAKAGSKLRPSTEKTEKAPVGKEIHDRYLGVVEVLGRRSASNVNVDRSKHRPLENVSPSKEVRSDLDRGRASFSHNGSVSRKAVASSSRKGTTVSASESRSSWLFSNTNRLPTTQKTRSGVESKMASVSHGTPSKGTRDGHLRSFENLSIGTQKRKQ comes from the exons ATGGATCATATTGTTGGGGGAAAGTTCAAACTGGGTAGAAAGATCGGTGGAGGATCTTTTGGGGAGATTTTTCTTG GGATTGATGTGCAGAATGGAGAGGAAGTTGGCATAAAGCTG GAACCTGTAAGGAGCAAGCACCCTCAGCTTCACTATGAGTCTAAAATTTACATGCTTCTTCAAGGAGGAA tGGGAATTCCTCAACTCAAGTGGTTTGGTGTTGACGGTGAGTACAACATCATGGTTATTGACCTTCTTGGGCCAAGTCTTGAAGACTTATTCAACTACTGCAATCGGAAGCTTTCTTTGAAAACAGTGTTGATGCTTGCAGATCAATTG attaacaGGGTTGAATATATGCACTCAAGGGGCTTTCTTCACCGTGACATAAAGCCTGATAACTTTCTTATGGGTTTGGGACGTAAAGCCAATCAG GTTTATATTATTGATTATGGCCTTGCAAAGAAGTATAGGGATTCTCAAACTCATAAGCACATACCATACAG ggaaaataaaaatcttaccGGCACAGCTCGATATGCTAGTGTTAACACTCACCTTGGAGTTG AACAAAGTAGAAGAGATGATTTGGAATCTCTCGGTTATGTGCTTATGTATTTCCTCAGGGGAAG CCTTCCGTGGCAGGGTCTTAAAGCAGGGACAAAAAAGCAGAAGTATGATAAAATCAGTGAAAAGAAGACCTTAACTCCTATAGAG GTTCTTTGCAAATCATATCCATCAGAGTTCATATCATACTTTCATTATTGTCGATCATTACGATTTGAAGACAAACCGGATTATTCATATTTGAAGAGGCTTTTTCGTGACTTATTTCTTAGAGAAG GCTatcaatttgattatatatatgattGGACAATATTGAAGTATCCTCAAATTGGTTCCAATTCTAGACAAAAG CCTAGTGCAAAGGCAGGTTCAAAACTTCGACCATCTactgaaaaaacagaaaaggctCCAG TGGGAAAAGAGATTCATGATAGATATTTGGGTGTAGTTGAAGTGTTGGGTAGAAGAAGTGCTTCCAATGTTAATGTTGATCGCTCGAAGCACAGGCCATTGGAGAATGTTTCACCATCAAAGGAAGTG CGATCTGATTTGGATAGAGGCCGCGCTTCTTTCTCTCACAATGGAAGTGTGTCAAGAAAGGCTGTTGCTTCTAGCAGCAGAAAAGGCACTACTGTTTCAGCTAGTGAGAGTAGATCAAGTTGGCTGTTCTCGAATACTAATCGCCTGCCCACCACCCAAAAAACCCGTTCTGGAGTTGAGTCCAAAATGGCGTCAGTTTCTCATGGAACCCCTTCAAAAGGCACTCGTGATGGCCATCTTCGAAGCTTTGAGAATCTTTCCATTGGCACACAGAAGAGGAAGCAATGA
- the LOC118036489 gene encoding uncharacterized protein isoform X1, with amino-acid sequence MDHIVGGKFKLGRKIGGGSFGEIFLGIDVQNGEEVGIKLEPVRSKHPQLHYESKIYMLLQGGMGIPQLKWFGVDGEYNIMVIDLLGPSLEDLFNYCNRKLSLKTVLMLADQLINRVEYMHSRGFLHRDIKPDNFLMGLGRKANQVYIIDYGLAKKYRDSQTHKHIPYRENKNLTGTARYASVNTHLGVEQSRRDDLESLGYVLMYFLRGSLPWQGLKAGTKKQKYDKISEKKTLTPIEVLCKSYPSEFISYFHYCRSLRFEDKPDYSYLKRLFRDLFLREGYQFDYIYDWTILKYPQIGSNSRQKQPSAKAGSKLRPSTEKTEKAPVGKEIHDRYLGVVEVLGRRSASNVNVDRSKHRPLENVSPSKEVRSDLDRGRASFSHNGSVSRKAVASSSRKGTTVSASESRSSWLFSNTNRLPTTQKTRSGVESKMASVSHGTPSKGTRDGHLRSFENLSIGTQKRKQ; translated from the exons ATGGATCATATTGTTGGGGGAAAGTTCAAACTGGGTAGAAAGATCGGTGGAGGATCTTTTGGGGAGATTTTTCTTG GGATTGATGTGCAGAATGGAGAGGAAGTTGGCATAAAGCTG GAACCTGTAAGGAGCAAGCACCCTCAGCTTCACTATGAGTCTAAAATTTACATGCTTCTTCAAGGAGGAA tGGGAATTCCTCAACTCAAGTGGTTTGGTGTTGACGGTGAGTACAACATCATGGTTATTGACCTTCTTGGGCCAAGTCTTGAAGACTTATTCAACTACTGCAATCGGAAGCTTTCTTTGAAAACAGTGTTGATGCTTGCAGATCAATTG attaacaGGGTTGAATATATGCACTCAAGGGGCTTTCTTCACCGTGACATAAAGCCTGATAACTTTCTTATGGGTTTGGGACGTAAAGCCAATCAG GTTTATATTATTGATTATGGCCTTGCAAAGAAGTATAGGGATTCTCAAACTCATAAGCACATACCATACAG ggaaaataaaaatcttaccGGCACAGCTCGATATGCTAGTGTTAACACTCACCTTGGAGTTG AACAAAGTAGAAGAGATGATTTGGAATCTCTCGGTTATGTGCTTATGTATTTCCTCAGGGGAAG CCTTCCGTGGCAGGGTCTTAAAGCAGGGACAAAAAAGCAGAAGTATGATAAAATCAGTGAAAAGAAGACCTTAACTCCTATAGAG GTTCTTTGCAAATCATATCCATCAGAGTTCATATCATACTTTCATTATTGTCGATCATTACGATTTGAAGACAAACCGGATTATTCATATTTGAAGAGGCTTTTTCGTGACTTATTTCTTAGAGAAG GCTatcaatttgattatatatatgattGGACAATATTGAAGTATCCTCAAATTGGTTCCAATTCTAGACAAAAG CAGCCTAGTGCAAAGGCAGGTTCAAAACTTCGACCATCTactgaaaaaacagaaaaggctCCAG TGGGAAAAGAGATTCATGATAGATATTTGGGTGTAGTTGAAGTGTTGGGTAGAAGAAGTGCTTCCAATGTTAATGTTGATCGCTCGAAGCACAGGCCATTGGAGAATGTTTCACCATCAAAGGAAGTG CGATCTGATTTGGATAGAGGCCGCGCTTCTTTCTCTCACAATGGAAGTGTGTCAAGAAAGGCTGTTGCTTCTAGCAGCAGAAAAGGCACTACTGTTTCAGCTAGTGAGAGTAGATCAAGTTGGCTGTTCTCGAATACTAATCGCCTGCCCACCACCCAAAAAACCCGTTCTGGAGTTGAGTCCAAAATGGCGTCAGTTTCTCATGGAACCCCTTCAAAAGGCACTCGTGATGGCCATCTTCGAAGCTTTGAGAATCTTTCCATTGGCACACAGAAGAGGAAGCAATGA
- the LOC118036489 gene encoding uncharacterized protein isoform X4: MDHIVGGKFKLGRKIGGGSFGEIFLGIDVQNGEEVGIKLEPVRSKHPQLHYESKIYMLLQGGMGIPQLKWFGVDGEYNIMVIDLLGPSLEDLFNYCNRKLSLKTVLMLADQLINRVEYMHSRGFLHRDIKPDNFLMGLGRKANQVYIIDYGLAKKYRDSQTHKHIPYRENKNLTGTARYASVNTHLGVEQSRRDDLESLGYVLMYFLRGSLPWQGLKAGTKKQKYDKISEKKTLTPIEVLCKSYPSEFISYFHYCRSLRFEDKPDYSYLKRLFRDLFLREGYQFDYIYDWTILKYPQIGSNSRQKPSAKAGSKLRPSTEKTEKAPVEVLGRRSASNVNVDRSKHRPLENVSPSKEVRSDLDRGRASFSHNGSVSRKAVASSSRKGTTVSASESRSSWLFSNTNRLPTTQKTRSGVESKMASVSHGTPSKGTRDGHLRSFENLSIGTQKRKQ, translated from the exons ATGGATCATATTGTTGGGGGAAAGTTCAAACTGGGTAGAAAGATCGGTGGAGGATCTTTTGGGGAGATTTTTCTTG GGATTGATGTGCAGAATGGAGAGGAAGTTGGCATAAAGCTG GAACCTGTAAGGAGCAAGCACCCTCAGCTTCACTATGAGTCTAAAATTTACATGCTTCTTCAAGGAGGAA tGGGAATTCCTCAACTCAAGTGGTTTGGTGTTGACGGTGAGTACAACATCATGGTTATTGACCTTCTTGGGCCAAGTCTTGAAGACTTATTCAACTACTGCAATCGGAAGCTTTCTTTGAAAACAGTGTTGATGCTTGCAGATCAATTG attaacaGGGTTGAATATATGCACTCAAGGGGCTTTCTTCACCGTGACATAAAGCCTGATAACTTTCTTATGGGTTTGGGACGTAAAGCCAATCAG GTTTATATTATTGATTATGGCCTTGCAAAGAAGTATAGGGATTCTCAAACTCATAAGCACATACCATACAG ggaaaataaaaatcttaccGGCACAGCTCGATATGCTAGTGTTAACACTCACCTTGGAGTTG AACAAAGTAGAAGAGATGATTTGGAATCTCTCGGTTATGTGCTTATGTATTTCCTCAGGGGAAG CCTTCCGTGGCAGGGTCTTAAAGCAGGGACAAAAAAGCAGAAGTATGATAAAATCAGTGAAAAGAAGACCTTAACTCCTATAGAG GTTCTTTGCAAATCATATCCATCAGAGTTCATATCATACTTTCATTATTGTCGATCATTACGATTTGAAGACAAACCGGATTATTCATATTTGAAGAGGCTTTTTCGTGACTTATTTCTTAGAGAAG GCTatcaatttgattatatatatgattGGACAATATTGAAGTATCCTCAAATTGGTTCCAATTCTAGACAAAAG CCTAGTGCAAAGGCAGGTTCAAAACTTCGACCATCTactgaaaaaacagaaaaggctCCAG TTGAAGTGTTGGGTAGAAGAAGTGCTTCCAATGTTAATGTTGATCGCTCGAAGCACAGGCCATTGGAGAATGTTTCACCATCAAAGGAAGTG CGATCTGATTTGGATAGAGGCCGCGCTTCTTTCTCTCACAATGGAAGTGTGTCAAGAAAGGCTGTTGCTTCTAGCAGCAGAAAAGGCACTACTGTTTCAGCTAGTGAGAGTAGATCAAGTTGGCTGTTCTCGAATACTAATCGCCTGCCCACCACCCAAAAAACCCGTTCTGGAGTTGAGTCCAAAATGGCGTCAGTTTCTCATGGAACCCCTTCAAAAGGCACTCGTGATGGCCATCTTCGAAGCTTTGAGAATCTTTCCATTGGCACACAGAAGAGGAAGCAATGA
- the LOC118036489 gene encoding uncharacterized protein isoform X3, with translation MDHIVGGKFKLGRKIGGGSFGEIFLGIDVQNGEEVGIKLEPVRSKHPQLHYESKIYMLLQGGMGIPQLKWFGVDGEYNIMVIDLLGPSLEDLFNYCNRKLSLKTVLMLADQLINRVEYMHSRGFLHRDIKPDNFLMGLGRKANQVYIIDYGLAKKYRDSQTHKHIPYRENKNLTGTARYASVNTHLGVEQSRRDDLESLGYVLMYFLRGSLPWQGLKAGTKKQKYDKISEKKTLTPIEVLCKSYPSEFISYFHYCRSLRFEDKPDYSYLKRLFRDLFLREGYQFDYIYDWTILKYPQIGSNSRQKQPSAKAGSKLRPSTEKTEKAPVEVLGRRSASNVNVDRSKHRPLENVSPSKEVRSDLDRGRASFSHNGSVSRKAVASSSRKGTTVSASESRSSWLFSNTNRLPTTQKTRSGVESKMASVSHGTPSKGTRDGHLRSFENLSIGTQKRKQ, from the exons ATGGATCATATTGTTGGGGGAAAGTTCAAACTGGGTAGAAAGATCGGTGGAGGATCTTTTGGGGAGATTTTTCTTG GGATTGATGTGCAGAATGGAGAGGAAGTTGGCATAAAGCTG GAACCTGTAAGGAGCAAGCACCCTCAGCTTCACTATGAGTCTAAAATTTACATGCTTCTTCAAGGAGGAA tGGGAATTCCTCAACTCAAGTGGTTTGGTGTTGACGGTGAGTACAACATCATGGTTATTGACCTTCTTGGGCCAAGTCTTGAAGACTTATTCAACTACTGCAATCGGAAGCTTTCTTTGAAAACAGTGTTGATGCTTGCAGATCAATTG attaacaGGGTTGAATATATGCACTCAAGGGGCTTTCTTCACCGTGACATAAAGCCTGATAACTTTCTTATGGGTTTGGGACGTAAAGCCAATCAG GTTTATATTATTGATTATGGCCTTGCAAAGAAGTATAGGGATTCTCAAACTCATAAGCACATACCATACAG ggaaaataaaaatcttaccGGCACAGCTCGATATGCTAGTGTTAACACTCACCTTGGAGTTG AACAAAGTAGAAGAGATGATTTGGAATCTCTCGGTTATGTGCTTATGTATTTCCTCAGGGGAAG CCTTCCGTGGCAGGGTCTTAAAGCAGGGACAAAAAAGCAGAAGTATGATAAAATCAGTGAAAAGAAGACCTTAACTCCTATAGAG GTTCTTTGCAAATCATATCCATCAGAGTTCATATCATACTTTCATTATTGTCGATCATTACGATTTGAAGACAAACCGGATTATTCATATTTGAAGAGGCTTTTTCGTGACTTATTTCTTAGAGAAG GCTatcaatttgattatatatatgattGGACAATATTGAAGTATCCTCAAATTGGTTCCAATTCTAGACAAAAG CAGCCTAGTGCAAAGGCAGGTTCAAAACTTCGACCATCTactgaaaaaacagaaaaggctCCAG TTGAAGTGTTGGGTAGAAGAAGTGCTTCCAATGTTAATGTTGATCGCTCGAAGCACAGGCCATTGGAGAATGTTTCACCATCAAAGGAAGTG CGATCTGATTTGGATAGAGGCCGCGCTTCTTTCTCTCACAATGGAAGTGTGTCAAGAAAGGCTGTTGCTTCTAGCAGCAGAAAAGGCACTACTGTTTCAGCTAGTGAGAGTAGATCAAGTTGGCTGTTCTCGAATACTAATCGCCTGCCCACCACCCAAAAAACCCGTTCTGGAGTTGAGTCCAAAATGGCGTCAGTTTCTCATGGAACCCCTTCAAAAGGCACTCGTGATGGCCATCTTCGAAGCTTTGAGAATCTTTCCATTGGCACACAGAAGAGGAAGCAATGA
- the LOC118036489 gene encoding casein kinase 1-like protein 11 isoform X5: MVIDLLGPSLEDLFNYCNRKLSLKTVLMLADQLINRVEYMHSRGFLHRDIKPDNFLMGLGRKANQVYIIDYGLAKKYRDSQTHKHIPYRENKNLTGTARYASVNTHLGVEQSRRDDLESLGYVLMYFLRGSLPWQGLKAGTKKQKYDKISEKKTLTPIEVLCKSYPSEFISYFHYCRSLRFEDKPDYSYLKRLFRDLFLREGYQFDYIYDWTILKYPQIGSNSRQKQPSAKAGSKLRPSTEKTEKAPVGKEIHDRYLGVVEVLGRRSASNVNVDRSKHRPLENVSPSKEVRSDLDRGRASFSHNGSVSRKAVASSSRKGTTVSASESRSSWLFSNTNRLPTTQKTRSGVESKMASVSHGTPSKGTRDGHLRSFENLSIGTQKRKQ; encoded by the exons ATGGTTATTGACCTTCTTGGGCCAAGTCTTGAAGACTTATTCAACTACTGCAATCGGAAGCTTTCTTTGAAAACAGTGTTGATGCTTGCAGATCAATTG attaacaGGGTTGAATATATGCACTCAAGGGGCTTTCTTCACCGTGACATAAAGCCTGATAACTTTCTTATGGGTTTGGGACGTAAAGCCAATCAG GTTTATATTATTGATTATGGCCTTGCAAAGAAGTATAGGGATTCTCAAACTCATAAGCACATACCATACAG ggaaaataaaaatcttaccGGCACAGCTCGATATGCTAGTGTTAACACTCACCTTGGAGTTG AACAAAGTAGAAGAGATGATTTGGAATCTCTCGGTTATGTGCTTATGTATTTCCTCAGGGGAAG CCTTCCGTGGCAGGGTCTTAAAGCAGGGACAAAAAAGCAGAAGTATGATAAAATCAGTGAAAAGAAGACCTTAACTCCTATAGAG GTTCTTTGCAAATCATATCCATCAGAGTTCATATCATACTTTCATTATTGTCGATCATTACGATTTGAAGACAAACCGGATTATTCATATTTGAAGAGGCTTTTTCGTGACTTATTTCTTAGAGAAG GCTatcaatttgattatatatatgattGGACAATATTGAAGTATCCTCAAATTGGTTCCAATTCTAGACAAAAG CAGCCTAGTGCAAAGGCAGGTTCAAAACTTCGACCATCTactgaaaaaacagaaaaggctCCAG TGGGAAAAGAGATTCATGATAGATATTTGGGTGTAGTTGAAGTGTTGGGTAGAAGAAGTGCTTCCAATGTTAATGTTGATCGCTCGAAGCACAGGCCATTGGAGAATGTTTCACCATCAAAGGAAGTG CGATCTGATTTGGATAGAGGCCGCGCTTCTTTCTCTCACAATGGAAGTGTGTCAAGAAAGGCTGTTGCTTCTAGCAGCAGAAAAGGCACTACTGTTTCAGCTAGTGAGAGTAGATCAAGTTGGCTGTTCTCGAATACTAATCGCCTGCCCACCACCCAAAAAACCCGTTCTGGAGTTGAGTCCAAAATGGCGTCAGTTTCTCATGGAACCCCTTCAAAAGGCACTCGTGATGGCCATCTTCGAAGCTTTGAGAATCTTTCCATTGGCACACAGAAGAGGAAGCAATGA